TCGTTGGTGACCGACACGACGAAGACGACCACGATCGCGATGACGATCAGCGTCCCCACGACGGAAGCGATCAACGTGCTCCGCCTTCGCGCCGCGTCCTTCTCGGCGCGGCGTTGCAGCTGCCGCTCCAGGTGACGGCGCGCGGCGTCCTGACGCTGCTTGTTCGTCGGCATGTCAGCCGTCCTTCGGTTCGGGGAGGCTTCGATCAGCCGCTGGTCTTCACCAGATCGACCACGAACACGAGCGGTGCGTTCGGCGGGATCCCGCTGCCGGGCTGCGGGCTCGCGCCGTACCCCAGCGCGGCGGGCATGATGATGATCCGGCGTCCGCCCACCTTCATCGGGGCGATCCCGTCGGTGCCCCCGATGCCCTGGGTGAAGCCCGGCACGACCCCGGTGAGTGAGAAGTCGACCGTCTTGTCGCCATGCTCGGCCGGCCCGTCGAACTCGGTGCCGTCGCAGTACAGCACGCCGGTGTACTTGACACTGACGCTCGAGGTGGGCGTGGCCGCGGCGCCCTTGCCCACCACCAGGTCCTTCACCTGCAGCGTCGTCGGCGCCGCGGTGCCGGCCGAGCCGACCGAGGGCGGCTTGCTGAGGTCGGTGGCGCCCTTGACGGTAACGCCGTTGAAACTGACGGCGGCGCCTGCGCCGGTCGCCGTCGGCACCGGCTTCGCGCCCGCCGCACCACACGGATTCGCTGCCGCGGTCGGCGTTGCAGAGGCGGCCGGCGTGTTGCCGGCAGCGGCTGGCTTCTTGTTGTCACCTCCGGTGGCGACCACGATCACCACGATGACCGCGGCGACCACGACCAGAGTGCCGGCGACGGAGGCGATCAGGGTCAGACGCTTGCGGGCCGCCTCACGCTCGGCACGGTGCTGGAGCTGGCGTTCGAGGTGTCGGCGGGCCGCGTCACGGCGCTGCTTGTTCGTCGGCACGATAGACGTCCTCCAGATGATCGCGGGCTGCGGCGGTCTTGGCGCAGTGTACGGAGCCTGGATTTACGCCAGCTGAGGTGCTGCCGGGTCACCTCTGCGTGTCGGTTGCTGCCGGGCTGCGGCAGGCGCGCTGCGTGAACAACGCATCCGCCGGACGGGACCGGCTCGTGGCCGGTTGCCGCTGCCCGGGTCGGCTCCCGTGCGGGTTGCTGGGCGTCGAAGTGCGCGGCGACCGGGTGGTCGGGTGCTCGGTCGGGTTGCCGCTGCTGGATCGCGGTCCGGTCGTGGTTGCGCTCCGTCAAGACGCGGCGACGAGGAGTCGGGTGCTGGCTTGGCTTGCGTTGCTGGGTCGCCTTCCGACGGTGGCGTGCGTCGGGTCCGGACGTCGTAGTTCTGTCGGGACCTGCCGATAAAATAAGGCGAAAGTCGGTCCAAACGGGTTGACATGTCGGGATGATGCTGTAGAATCAGACGCATGGGCGAATCCGACCAGATCATGGTTGACGGGATCACCGTCGACCTAGTCGACCCCGCCCAATGCACCCCACTACCCACCAGCTCGGACGTGCTGCACCGGCCCGACCAGGCTGCCGGCGCGGCGAGCGTGCTGCACCCGTCCGGTGCGGTGTTGACCGCGGTGGAGTCGCTGCTGCCGGGCCGGCTCTCGGACACCGGCGAGCCTGTCAAGTCTTCTGTGTAAGTGGTCAAGATCGTTGGGTTAGAGGCCGGCGGGGAGCCGGCCGGGGTAGGCCAGGTCGAGGGCGTTGATGGCGGCGCGCCAGCCGGTGGTGGTGGCGCCTTCGATCAGGCGGGGCGGGGCGGTGCGCTTGTTCGCCGGCTTGCCTTTGTCCTTCTCTCGCAGAGCGGCGCGCTTGTCTTCGATGTCGAGGATGGCCAGCCAGATGAGCTTGATGATGGCGTCGTCATTGGGGAACTGGCCACGGTTCTTGATGATCTTGCGGAGCTGGTAGTTCAACGACTCGATCGAGTTGGTGGTGTAGATGACCTTGCGAACCTCCAGTGGGAAGGCCAGGAACGGCACGAACCGGTCCCAGGCTCGTTCCCACGCTGCGACGGTGGCGCCGTACTTCTTGCCGAGTTCGGAGTCGGCGAACGTGGTGAGCTCGTCGAAGGCGGCGTCGGCGTTGACCGCGGTGTAGATCGGCTTGAGCGCCGCAGCGACGGCCTTGCGGTCGTTGTAGGACACGTAACGCAGCGAGGCGCGAATCAGGTGGACCACGCAGGTCTGCACCACTGTCTGCGGCCAGGTCGACTCGACCGCCTCTGGCAGCCCGACCAGGCCGTCGCAGCAGGCGATCAGCACGTCGCGCACTCCGCGGTTGCGCAGCTCGCCGAGCACCTGGTTCCAGAACCGAGCGCCTTCTTGCTGCTGAACCCACAAGCCCAGCACGTGCTTCACGCCGTCGGTATCGACGCCGATCACCACGTGACAGGCCTTGTTGCGCACTACGTTCTGGTCGCGGACCTTCACCACCAGGGCGTCGATGAAGATCACCGGATAGACCGCGTCCAGGGGACGGGTCTGCCAGGCCTTGACCTCTTCGAGGACCTCGTCGGTGATCTTGGAGATCGTGTCATGGGACAGCTCGGTGCCATAGACCCGCTGCAGGTGGTGGCCGATGTCGCGCACCGTCATCCCACCGGCATAGAGGCTGATGATCATGTCCGACAGGCCGCCGAGGCGGCGGGTCCCCTTCGGTACCAGCCGGGGCGTGAAGCTGCCGACCCGATCCCGCGGCGTGTCCAGATCGACCGGCCCGACCTCGGTCAACAACGTCTTCGGCGTCGACCCGTTACGGGAGTTGCCAGACCCGGCCCCGGCCGGGTCACCACGCTCGTAGCCCAAGTGATCGGTGAGCTCGGCCTCGAGTCCACGCTCGAGCACCGCCTTGATCATCTCCGGCAGGAACCCGCCGTCGCCGGTCAACGCGACACCGTCGTCACCGACCTTCGACATCAGATCGTCCAGCCAGCCCTGCCCGGCCATCTCGGCCACCAGCTTGCGCGCCGCCACCCGCGCCGGTGGCACCGGCTCGTCCTTGCGGCTGCGCTTGGCCATGTCCTCCAGTGTCGCCGACACCAGCTGATCGGCCACCGCCGACGGCACCTCGTTCACCGCAGCGGCCCGGCCGCCCGGCATCATCGTGATCGTCATGATCGTGTTCTCCGATCTGTGCGACAGCTCCCGCAGGAGCCTCCCGCACGGGGTTAGCTCAACCCCTCACACAGACCATCTGACACGCCCACACCGGCCTGATCGACGCCCTCACCGCCTGTGACCGGCTCCGGGCGTTGGTGGATGCCAAACAGAGCGAGCTGCTCGCCGAACTCGCCCACCGCGACCCCGATGGTGAGCAGTTCCTGTGTGAGGAGGCGGCGCTCGCGCTGCACCTGGCACCGGCCACCACCCAGGACCGATTGGACACCGCAGCAGAACTGACCTCGCGGTTGTGGGACACGTTCGACCTGCTGCGTGCCGGTCACCTGTCCGCGGTGCACGCCCGCATCCTGGCCACCGCCACCGTCGACCTGCCCGATCCGGTGGCCGCGAAAGTCCAGGCCCAGGTCCTGAAGCGGGCACCCGGACAGACACCGGGTGAGTTCCGCGCCGCCGTGCGCCGGGCGGTCGCCAAACACCACGCGAAGAGCCAGAACGAGAAACACCGCGCTGCGGCTGCGCAACGGCACGTGCGGCGCGAGCAGGTCGAGGACGGGATGGGCTGGCTGACCCTGTTCGCGCCCGCCGACGGCATCGAAACCGTATGGACCGCCGTCAACGCCTGGGGCACGAAGACCAGCCGGCAAGACCAGCGCACCGCCGACCAACGCCGCGCCGACGCCCTCGTCGAGATCTGCACCGCCGCCCTGGCCCTGCCCGGCCTACCCGCCGAACACGGACTACGCCCGAGCGTGAACGTCACCCTCGCCGCCAGCACCCTGGCCGGGACCGACAACCAACCCGGCTACCTCAACGGCGAACCCGTCCCCGCCGACATCGCCCGGCGCCTCGCCACCCAACCCGGCGCCCAGCGCCACTACTGGCCCGTCGACCAGACCGGACACCTCCTCGACCAAACCTGCCCGCACGCACCCACAGCACCCACAGCATCCACGGTGCCGACCGGGCCGGCGCTCGACAGCAGCCTGATCACCCACCGCTACCAACCCACCACCACGATCACCCGACACGTCATCACCCGCGACCAACGCTGCGTCATGCCCGGCTGCCGACGCAGAGCCCACACCTGCCAGTTGGATCACCGCACACCCTGGCCCGACGGCCCCACCAGCGTGACCAACCTCGAACCCCTCTGCAAAAGGCACCACGACCTCAAACACCACGCCGGCTGGACCCTCACCCGCACCCCCGACGGCACCTACCACTGGACCTCGGCCACCCGACACCACTACCACTACCGACCACCCGAACTACCCACACCCCAACCCGAACCCGAACCCGAACCACCGAAGCAGACCGGACCCGACCCCAACGACCAACCACCACCGTTCTGACCTTCGCAGT
This genomic stretch from Jatrophihabitans cynanchi harbors:
- a CDS encoding FKBP-type peptidyl-prolyl cis-trans isomerase — protein: MPTNKQRRDAARRHLERQLQHRAEREAARKRLTLIASVAGTLVVVAAVIVVIVVATGGDNKKPAAAGNTPAASATPTAAANPCGAAGAKPVPTATGAGAAVSFNGVTVKGATDLSKPPSVGSAGTAAPTTLQVKDLVVGKGAAATPTSSVSVKYTGVLYCDGTEFDGPAEHGDKTVDFSLTGVVPGFTQGIGGTDGIAPMKVGGRRIIIMPAALGYGASPQPGSGIPPNAPLVFVVDLVKTSG
- a CDS encoding IS256 family transposase, producing MAKRSRKDEPVPPARVAARKLVAEMAGQGWLDDLMSKVGDDGVALTGDGGFLPEMIKAVLERGLEAELTDHLGYERGDPAGAGSGNSRNGSTPKTLLTEVGPVDLDTPRDRVGSFTPRLVPKGTRRLGGLSDMIISLYAGGMTVRDIGHHLQRVYGTELSHDTISKITDEVLEEVKAWQTRPLDAVYPVIFIDALVVKVRDQNVVRNKACHVVIGVDTDGVKHVLGLWVQQQEGARFWNQVLGELRNRGVRDVLIACCDGLVGLPEAVESTWPQTVVQTCVVHLIRASLRYVSYNDRKAVAAALKPIYTAVNADAAFDELTTFADSELGKKYGATVAAWERAWDRFVPFLAFPLEVRKVIYTTNSIESLNYQLRKIIKNRGQFPNDDAIIKLIWLAILDIEDKRAALREKDKGKPANKRTAPPRLIEGATTTGWRAAINALDLAYPGRLPAGL
- a CDS encoding HNH endonuclease signature motif containing protein, which codes for MDAKQSELLAELAHRDPDGEQFLCEEAALALHLAPATTQDRLDTAAELTSRLWDTFDLLRAGHLSAVHARILATATVDLPDPVAAKVQAQVLKRAPGQTPGEFRAAVRRAVAKHHAKSQNEKHRAAAAQRHVRREQVEDGMGWLTLFAPADGIETVWTAVNAWGTKTSRQDQRTADQRRADALVEICTAALALPGLPAEHGLRPSVNVTLAASTLAGTDNQPGYLNGEPVPADIARRLATQPGAQRHYWPVDQTGHLLDQTCPHAPTAPTASTVPTGPALDSSLITHRYQPTTTITRHVITRDQRCVMPGCRRRAHTCQLDHRTPWPDGPTSVTNLEPLCKRHHDLKHHAGWTLTRTPDGTYHWTSATRHHYHYRPPELPTPQPEPEPEPPKQTGPDPNDQPPPF